The Epinephelus lanceolatus isolate andai-2023 chromosome 14, ASM4190304v1, whole genome shotgun sequence region tcatgtcactcttatgtagataccttcaaataaagtgttacccaaCTTGGTAATATAGATGATTAGGCAGAGGGGGCGGAGGCAATCCTTCAACCATATCCCCCACCACACAGTGATTTATGTCCTTTTACTCCTTTGAGGTAACTATCTAAAGTTCATCTCAGTTTGGTGCCAGTTGTGAGGCATTTCAAGGGTGGGCAACCAAACCTTTGGCACAggaaggtaacaaaaacagctCAGGAGAATGGCCAACGTTCCAGCCCCACTGATTTCTCTAAAAACAGGTATTTGCACATGTATACAGAAAATGTAGGCAACGCCCGAGAAGtattgtccaatcaagtttgagctgcaggtgaacagtccatgtggagagcaaaagaCGTGGAATCGCTGAGATGCCTCCCTGAATGTAGCACAAAGCTTTAGAAATCGTCCTTTCCCGTCTGCTATCGCTTATCTTAACTAGCAGTGACCACTGATGTCTATGATTTACCCCTGACAGTGTGCGATACTGGATTTTGTGTGTTATATGTCgtctgttttgttgtactcATGACTACTCTCTGTATCTCAAATTGCCCCTCGGGGACATTaagttttaccttaccttaccttatgcAGTCCCTGAACCCATCGGCTATTGTCTGACAAcgttacagttttttttattaacttttaaaaagtcatttatCTCCATTTATATGCAAAgattagccaaaatgacaagacaTGGAAGAGAAAGTCTTGGCCAAATATCTGTAGGCTACACTGGAACAACCAAAATATTGGCCATCGCCCCCAGAAGCTTATCACTGTCAGACCAAAAGCTGGTGGGTTTTGAGATTGATGCTCCACCAATAATAAGCAACTTGGAGGCTGTTAAAACTAACGGTCAGGACAGGAAGAGACCAAATAGAGGAGGACTGATCTCTGGGCTGTTTTGTTCCAATGTTTTCCAATTAATGTCTGTTTTACATTTGTTGGTTGCATTACCAGGTTGGCTTTATATTCCAGTCTACAATGAATGTTTTGTTCCAGTTTATATTTCCATGTCTGCTGCAGAGTTCCCATTCATTCTCTGTCTTCCAGTTTAATCTGGTGTGTGACGACCAGTGGAAACAGCCTCTGACCTCTCTCGTCTACTTCCTGGGAGGACTGTTCGGATGTTTCATCTCTGGACAGATCTCTGATCGGTACTTTTCAGCTCCAGTTCAAATTGTTTTCTGTAGCTGCTCCTCTTAGCTGCTACAGAGTTAGCAGGGGTAAAACGTTTTACAAAGTATGTCTGGCAGTTAGCTGTGAACTAACCTAGCATTGATCAAAAAGATGAAGGATTGCTACATGTCATGGAAAAAGGAAATGTATAGCTAAAACTCAGCAACATAATTTTGAATTTCCATTAGCTGACAGGCCAAAAATCTAAAGACCTAGCTCTCATGGTTTGCCGTAAACTTGGGAGACCAATATGCTAGCTTCCAACAACGCTTTCCCATTCCAGTGTCTCGTCTGTGACACTAATTTCTGTTGTATTTCTACCTCAGGTTTGGCAGGAAGCCTGTACTGTTCGGTGCCCTTGCCATGCTGAGCATCTTCAGCAGTGCCTTGGCCTTTGCTCCATCCTGGCCCGTCTTCACCATACTCTTCTTCTTGCTGGGAATTGGTCAGATCACCACCTTCATAGTTGTGTTTGTACTGggtatgtttttttcattttcaggaTACTGTGACTTCTGACATTTGTCCTCCTCTCCACTGGTTGTGCGCTCTAGTGTTGTTCTGTTGTTGACTCTGTTCACACCAATCTTCTTCTATGCTTTTGCCTTGTATACAGACAAAGCCTTTCAATCCCAAAGATAAATCATTACAACCAAAGTGAAGCACCAGTTTTGTTTTGAGAGGGCTTTTCATGCCAACAAATattaatgctttttttaaatgctgacAAATGAGGAtgggtatcatttaaaaaaatgacaataccagtacccttaaagtgatattaATATCAATACAGTAATTCATTTGACACCTTTTTTCTACTTCATCGGATACCTGTCATCTAATTGGAGGCATGTAGTTGTGTAAAATGCCAATCGGGCGTATAGTATAGCTTCCTAACGTTTTGGGTCAGGGCATCATTGGATTCTTCTTaattcatttgcattttaaagacaaatcacaccaaaattcaaccattttcttgttttaaaccaaaaaaaaaaaaaaggtcattttaCTCTTCTTTTTTCGTCtgtcaacaaaaaataaatagaccCCGTGccttcatttttcctttttggtttaatatgacaaaaacaaaccaaaaaaaacgtGACTTCCATTTTTCATCTCCAAATGAAAAAGGGAAAAGGAGTTGCCAGAAACCCCAAATGAACTGCTTTGGAttggtttttgtctttttttaattctgcaacaaaaaaggaaaaacagctcggttgagttttggtttggtgtgttttaaaattacaaatgaattACGAAGTATCTGATGATACCTGGactgttttggtggcatctctgGCACACTGAACTGTCAACTCCGTCAAATACAACACGCTCAACTTCACcataccacagactgtatgggttgtagctgctgctgtagccaACCAATCACACACCCCATTAAATCGAAGAACACTTGCAGTAATTAGCTGGTTTCATTTGAATGAAGATGTCTCAATAGTTCTTGTTACTGGGTCATTTCAGTCAATACTATTACTGCTACTACTATACCATAATTATTTCAGCCTTGACAACAGAAACTGTACCGacaaaaaggtcatagtatcaTTCCCTGATACTTTTTATAATGTTTCCTCAACAGGTTCAGAGATCTTGACCGGTTCGACCAGAGTTCTCTTCTCCAGCCTCTGCATGCCTGAGGTCTATGTGTTGGGTACAATGCTGCTGCCTGTCACTGCCTACGTGGTCAGGAGCTGGAGACACCTTTCACTGACCATGGCTGTGCCAGGCCTGGTCTGTATCCCCCTCTGGTGGTAAGATGACCTCAGTACATGTGCAGTACTTTATCAATTGGTGTGCaggtgacatttttatgacaggAAAAGATATCCAGCTGTGGGATGTTGCCTCTGCCTTCTACTTTGTGCTTTGATGTATTACAAACAAAGTTCTTTGTTCAGACAGTCAAAAGAGACAGTACAATAAAATAACTGTTGCTGTGATAACTAGTGCAGTGCAGTGTTTTCCCACCCACACAGTGACTGAGGAATAACCCTCTTAAGGCCCAGatacaccaaactgacatcaacgAACTAGTGGTGACAAAGACCAACTGTTGCATTGCCTCAGGCATTGCATTGTCTCCACCAAAAAGTTGtactgaacacactgcaaagactacagccaatagCCAACTAGCATACACGTTCTGTGCCtgagtgagaggaaataactttcCCCACTAGAAAGCAGCGTTAGTCTGTacttgtcattcaaaaaggggaACCAGAAGACCAACAGAccggattcaagatgctagttagccagttagcacattaacaacataaccCAATGTTTAAAGAATAATggatatttactgtgcactAGCAAACAATGTTGCCAAGAAGTGCACCctgtgttttgcaacctgcaaaatgctttctgtgtgatcggggccttacCTTGTGTAAGAACTTTGCTTAAATCTCATAACCTCCTCActtaagtttgttttcttttctcatttccgtttctcttctcataCACTGAGCTGAATTACCAATCAGTTGATTTCATTCAGCAAAGAGGATCTGCCATCTCCAATGCCAACTCAAACATGCTGAATCGGCCATAGAAAAGCAGTCAAGAgccaactagtgccaacagtgctGGACACTCAACAAAAAATAGCGCGAGAGACATTCACTGCCAGCCTGACATTGACCAAAAGCCAACCCTTGACTTGGTGTGTCAGATCCCTTAGGGAATACCTTAGTGCATGTTTAAAGTGCAGCTTAACACTCGTTTTAGCTTTACCGTGCCCCCCTGCACATACtcaaaacattcatttaaaCCCAGACCAAAGGCACAAGGTCAGTGCCTTGTATTTTGGTGCATTGAGGACATTTTCAGAGCTTCTCAGAGAATTTTATGACCTGTGTGGACTCCTTAATCATTCCTACCATAGCTTGATGAAGTCACACACAGACGGATGAACCAGGATGATCTAGACTCCTTCCCCAATCTTCACCAAAACATTTTCCACTCTCTGTAAACCAGGCTGATTCCAGAGTCTCCTCGCTGGTTGGTGTCTCATGGCCGTTTTCAGGAAGCAGAACTCCTGCTGAGGTCCGCAGCTCTCGAGAACCAAGTGGAGGCTCCATGTGTCATCTTCCCCTCAGCCAATGTAAGAACCTTAAACCTCAGCCTTGATCGACACACTTACCCTAAAGGACAGCGAACATTGTGCTGTAATCtctgtctgtccacagtctGAAAAAGCAAAAAGCAAGAAGGCAGAGTCCCCCAGCTTCCTGGATCTGTTGAGGACAGCAAACATTCGACATTTAACACTTATTCTGTGGCTCATCTGGTGAGTTGAGGCACTTTTCAATTGATATAATTTCCCCCAGAAATCCTTAACTTTCTTGTTTCCTCCTTGCTAGTGCTCATAATAGCAAGGGTGATAGGTTCATCCACTGCAGTCTCTAGAGGGCGCTAACATTTAAGTTtgattcttttgtttttttgcaggttTTCTTTGAATCTAAGCTACTTCGGACTGTCCTTCAACATGTCTGGACTCTACGGCAACCCCTTCCTGAACTACTTCCTGTCGGGGGCTGTTGAGCTGCCAGCATACTTTGCTTGCTGGCTGGCGGCACGCAGTCTTCCTCGCCGCTTGTCGTATACCTGCTTCACCCTGATGGGGACGCTAGCTCTGTTCCTCATTCAGATCACGCTGAACAGTGAGTACGACCAGCTGTAATCCTTTCTTTGTGACTGTATTCATCATGTTGAAAAACTCGAAACAATGAACCATTTTCGGAACAACTGATTGTTCACTAAGCCCCACCCCTTTACTTAACATTGCTATGCCTGACAAGGATTTCTGTTCTTGCACAGCACACAAAGTTAACAATGATAACAGCTGCAGATTAACCACTGAAATAACTTAACGTGTAGCTAATAAGGGTTTTTTCTTGAGTGCTTAAGGAGTGTTTCCTCTCCCTTATCACTAACATATAGCACACCTCTCCCCCGCAGGTTATCCATCTGTCACCCTGACCCTGGTGCTGCTGGGTAAATTCGGCATATTGGCTGGCAGCGGGATGTTGTACGTGTACACTGGTGAGCTGTCCCCCACGGTCATCAGGAGCACTGTG contains the following coding sequences:
- the LOC117251580 gene encoding solute carrier family 22 member 4-like isoform X1, with amino-acid sequence MQDYEESVSFLGTWGPFQRRVFFLLCFTAIPSGYNLLSVIFLLATPSHHCHIPAHANLSQDWIQASIPVQQEDGRLERSSCSRYELDLVQNLSALRYTTSLNLIQNLSSPDVLLSNLKREGCKDGWSYSSEYYQSTVVSEFNLVCDDQWKQPLTSLVYFLGGLFGCFISGQISDRFGRKPVLFGALAMLSIFSSALAFAPSWPVFTILFFLLGIGQITTFIVVFVLGSEILTGSTRVLFSSLCMPEVYVLGTMLLPVTAYVVRSWRHLSLTMAVPGLVCIPLWWLIPESPRWLVSHGRFQEAELLLRSAALENQVEAPCVIFPSANSEKAKSKKAESPSFLDLLRTANIRHLTLILWLIWFSLNLSYFGLSFNMSGLYGNPFLNYFLSGAVELPAYFACWLAARSLPRRLSYTCFTLMGTLALFLIQITLNSYPSVTLTLVLLGKFGILAGSGMLYVYTGELSPTVIRSTVMSSCAMFSRLGSSVSPYLMQLAVFYQFLPWIIVGSLSLLSVLVCVLLPETFRQPLPDTIQQMAVTQGFRWPWASTPPSKDDGKSAKDQTSAPEVICSTHL
- the LOC117251580 gene encoding solute carrier family 22 member 4-like isoform X2, which codes for MQDYEESVSFLGTWGPFQRRVFFLLCFTAIPSGYNLLSVIFLLATPSHHCHIPAHANLSQDWIQASIPVQEDGRLERSSCSRYELDLVQNLSALRYTTSLNLIQNLSSPDVLLSNLKREGCKDGWSYSSEYYQSTVVSEFNLVCDDQWKQPLTSLVYFLGGLFGCFISGQISDRFGRKPVLFGALAMLSIFSSALAFAPSWPVFTILFFLLGIGQITTFIVVFVLGSEILTGSTRVLFSSLCMPEVYVLGTMLLPVTAYVVRSWRHLSLTMAVPGLVCIPLWWLIPESPRWLVSHGRFQEAELLLRSAALENQVEAPCVIFPSANSEKAKSKKAESPSFLDLLRTANIRHLTLILWLIWFSLNLSYFGLSFNMSGLYGNPFLNYFLSGAVELPAYFACWLAARSLPRRLSYTCFTLMGTLALFLIQITLNSYPSVTLTLVLLGKFGILAGSGMLYVYTGELSPTVIRSTVMSSCAMFSRLGSSVSPYLMQLAVFYQFLPWIIVGSLSLLSVLVCVLLPETFRQPLPDTIQQMAVTQGFRWPWASTPPSKDDGKSAKDQTSAPEVICSTHL